The following proteins are encoded in a genomic region of Syngnathus acus chromosome 22, fSynAcu1.2, whole genome shotgun sequence:
- the LOC119116040 gene encoding papilin-like isoform X23: MMLPLLLLQLVLAPALLVSAEDYWEGWGAYGPCSRTCGGGVMVRSRRCITHRNDGGYNCVGPDKSYLACNTQECPAGTKDYREEQCAQFDGADFKGSRYSWVPYYGAENPCELNCVPKGENFVYRHSATVKDGTPCHPGRLDICVEGVCRRIGCDNILDSNMQEDPCLQCGGQGQTCSLVRNTFNTQRLAPGYNQMFTIPAGATSISIREKHPSRNYLAVRNLQGDYYLNGHWSLEFTSAAQIAGTKLYYQRGVEGDNLPESIIGRGPTTEPLVVELISQEPNQGVEYEYYLPVGHPTEGYAWSFGSWSACSKECGIGYQSRAVYCSIDNEAVPDHLCPYYARPESNRTCNPQACPVTYAWRTSEWTDCNVACGGGFQYRGVDCLYNDESGPRVVEDAYCAQYTQAPTDQQKCNMQRCTDHPGSAIISYIPSENAVQCRTTTYGCCYDRTTPAAGPNGEGCRDPPAPFERSICSLPKAAGSCSSWTARYFFDVLSGKCTEFWYGGCHGNSNHFATQEECHRVCHEPNGNGNGNGNGNGNGNGNGNGNGDGDGNGNGHANGNGNGNGRTNGNGNGHTNGNGNGNGYTNGNGNGRSNGNGNGNGRTNGNGNGNGHTNGNGNGNGYSNGNGNGNGHPNGNGNGNGHPNGNGNGNGNGNGHPNGNGNGNGHPNGNGNGNGNGHPNGNGNGNGHPNGNGNDNGHPNGNGNGNGHPNGNGNGNGNGHPNGNGNGNGYSNGNGNGNGRTNGNGNGNGNGNGHPNGNGNGNGNGHPNGNGNGNGNGHPNGNGNGNGYSNGNGNGNGRTNGNGNGNGRTNGNGNGRPNGNGHTNGNGNGRSNGNGNGNGRNGNGHSNGNGNGNGNGNGNGYPNGNGNGRSNGYGQRANGNGNGNGNGEDYNGNGHDNGNGNGRSNGHTQRVASSVAHTAHKARFVLKARRPHFITVKKHLIPAASLTLPAQVKIDQSDPSAVEALAGQTVVLPCRVSPPPSSTVALQWSKDGAALTSRRHQQQPNGSLLLGPVSKSDEGWFLCVATKEQERDHRYVYLTVSEGASRPQPTSLPTDELSPGFTLERSAASLLEMRAGQAARLPCTVVPATSLRYVSIQWSRDGRTLSDSRFVQQLDGTLLIESLRTEDAGVYTCSASTQHQLEQRRVHLRVQAALRITKAPDNIQVPEGSTALLPCVASGVDVSIGWSRNGVPVRPDGRKVQVSADGSLILNNVQASDEGTYTCNAYAGIYSASASADVRLLKNVQTGGVMTSPSGTPCLDQPELANCELVVYAQLCANQYYAAFCCASCARQARSGDRLAR; this comes from the exons ATGATGCTGCCTCTGTTGCTCCTCCAGCTGGTCCTGGCTCCAGCCCTTTTG GTGTCCGCTGAGGACTACTGGGAGGGGTGGGGTGCATACGGACCATGCAGTCGGACCTGCGGCGGTGGTGTGATGGTCAGAAGCAGACGCTGTATCACCCACAG AAACGACGGAGGCTACAACTGTGTTGGACCTGACAAGTCTTACCTGGCCTGTAACACTCAG GAGTGTCCCGCGGGAACTAAGGATTACCGTGAGGAGCAGTGCGCCCAGTTCGATGGGGCTGACTTCAAGGGGTCACGTTACAGCTGGGTGCCTTATTACGGAG CCGAGAACCCCTGCGAGCTGAACTGCGTGCCAAAGGGAGAGAACTTTGTCTACCGCCACAGTGCCACCGTTAAGGACGGAACACCTTGCCATCCCGGACGCCTTGACATTTGTGTGGAGGGAGTCTGCAGG CGCATAGGCTGCGACAACATACTGGACTCCAACATGCAGGAGGACCCCTGCCTGCAGTGCGGAGGCCAAGGACAGACCTGCTCACTGGTCAGGAACACCTTCAACACGCAGCGTCTTGCTCCCG GTTACAACCAGATGTTCACCATCCCCGCTGGAGCCACCTCCATCAGCATTAGAGAGAAACACCCTTCACGCAATTACCTCG CTGTCAGGAACCTGCAAGGAGATTACTACCTGAACGGTCACTGGTCCCTGGAGTTCACCAGTGCTGCCCAAATTGCCGGCACCAAGCTGTACTACCAACGAGGCGTAGAGGGCGACAACCTTCCCGAGTCCATCATCGGCCGCGGACCCACCACCGAGCCCCTCGTCGTGGAG CTGATCAGCCAGGAGCCCAACCAGGGTGTGGAGTACGAGTACTACCTTCCCGTGGGACACCCCACAGAGGGATACGCCTGGAGCTTCGGATCTTGGTCCGCCTGCAGCAAAGAGTGCGGAATTG GCTATCAGTCCAGAGCCGTCTACTGCTCCATCGACAACGAGGCCGTGCCCGACCACCTGTGCCCGTACTATGCCCGACCCGAGAGCAACAGAACCTGCAACCCTCAGGCCTGCCCTGTCACCTACGC CTGGAGAACCAGCGAGTGGACCGACTGCAACGTGGCATGCGGAGGCGGATTCCAGTATCGCGGCGTGGACTGTCTCTACAATGACGAGTCGGGACCCCGCGTGGTCGAGGACGCCTACTGCGCTCAGTACACTCAGGCACCCACTGACCAGCAGAAATGCAACATGCAGCGCTGCACCGACCACCCCGGAAGTGCG ATCATTTCCTACATCCCCTCTGAGAACGCCGTTCAGTGCCGCACCACCACCTACGGGTGCTGCTACGACCGCACCACCCCTGCTGCCGGGCCCAATGGAGAGGGCTGCCGTGACCCACCCGCACCTT TCGAGCGCTCCATCTGCTCACTGCCTAAGGCCGCTGGATCCTGCTCCAGCTGGACGGCGCGCTACTTCTTTGATGTTCTAAGCGGCAAGTGTACCGAGTTCTGGTACGGAGGCTGCCACGGCAACAGCAATCACTTTGCAACACAGGAGGAGTGCCACAGGGTCTGCCACGAGCCTAATGGCAATGGAAACGGCAATGGAAACGGAAATGGAAACGGAAACGGAAACGGAAATGGAAATGGTGACGGTGACGGTAACGGTAACGGCCACGCCAATGGAAATGGCAATGGTAATGGCCGCACCAATGGAAATGGCAACGGCCACACCAACGGAAACGGAAATGGTAACGGTTACACAAACGGAAACGGTAACGGCCGCTCAAATGGAAATGGCAACGGTAATGGCCGCACCAACGGAAACGGTAACGGCAACGGCCACACCAACGGAAATGGCAATGGTAACGGTTACTCAAACGGCAATGGAAATGGTAACGGCCACCCCAACGGCAATGGAAACGGTAACGGCCACCCCAACGGCAATGGCAATGGCAATGGAAACGGTAACGGCCACCCCAACGGCAATGGAAACGGTAACGGCCACCCCAACGGCAATGGCAATGGAAACGGTAACGGCCACCCCAACGGAAATGGAAACGGTAACGGCCACCCCAACGGAAATGGAAACGATAACGGCCACCCCAATGGCAATGGAAACGGTAACGGCCACCCCAACGGCAATGGCAATGGAAACGGTAACGGCCATCCCAACGGCAACGGCAATGGTAATGGTTACTCAAACGGCAATGGAAACGGTAACGGCCGCACCAACGGCAATGGAAACG GCAATGGAAACGGTAACGGCCACCCCAACGGCAATGGCAATGGAAACGGTAACGGCCACCCCAACGGCAATGGCAATGGAAACGGTAACGGCCACCCCAACGGCAACGGCAATGGTAATGGTTACTCAAACGGCAATGGAAACGGTAACGGCCGCACCAACGGCAATGGAAATGGTAACGGCCGCACCAACGGTAATGGTAACGGTCGCCCCAACGGTAACGGGCACACCAACGGAAATGGCAACGGTCGCTCCAACGGAAATGGAAACGGTAACGGCCGCAACGGTAATGGTCACTCCAACGGTAATGGAAACGGAAATGGAAACGGTAATGGAAATGGTTACCCAAACGGTAACGGAAATGGCCGCTCCAACGGATATGGACAGCGCGCCAACGGAAATGGCAACGGCAACGGAAATGGCGAGGACTACAACGGAAACGGCCACGACAACGGAAACGGCAATGGCCGCTCCAATGGTCACACCCAGAGGGTAGCATCCAGCGTGGCCCACACTGCCCACAAGGCCCGCTTTGTCTTGAAAGCCCGCAGGCCTCACTTTATCACCGTGAAAAAGCACCTTATCCCCGCAGCCAG TTTGACTTTGCCAGCCCAGGTCAAGATTGACCAGTCGGACCCGTCCGCCGTAGAGGCCCTGGCGGGCCAGACGGTGGTGCTGCCCTGCAGAGTCAGCCCACCGCCCAGTTCCACCGTGGCGCTCCAGTGGAGCAAGGACGGAGCCGCATTGACATCACGCAG ACATCAACAGCAGCCCAACGGTTCGCTGCTGCTCGGCCCTGTCAGCAAGTCGGACGAAGGCTGGTTCTTGTGTGTGGCCACCAAGGAGCAGGAAAGAGACCACCGCTACGTTTACCTGACTGTCTCAG AGGGAGCGTCCCGGCCGCAGCCCACCTCCTTGCCGACGGACGAGCTTTCGCCAGG GTTCACCCTGGAGCGCTCGGCCGCATCCTTGCTGGAGATGCGAGCGGGACAGGCGGCCCGACTGCCGTGCACCGTCGTACCCGCAACCTCACTCAGATACGTCAGCATACAATGGAGCCGAGACGGACGCACACTCAGCGACTCCAG GTTTGTCCAGCAGTTAGATGGCACACTGCTCATTGAGTCACTTCGGACTGAGGACGCCGGTGTGTACACTTGCTCCGCCTCCACGCAGCATCAGCTGGAGCAGAGACGCGTACATCTCAGAGTTCAAG CTGCCTTGCGGATCACCAAAGCTCCCGACAACATCCAAGTACCTGAAGGCAGCACGGCACTGCTACCCTGCGTGGCGTCGGGAGTCGACGTAAGCATCGGCTGGTCCAG GAACGGCGTCCCAGTGCGTCCGGACGGACGTAAGGTCCAGGTGTCTGCCGACGGGAGCCTGATCCTCAACAATGTGCAGGCATCCGACGAGGGCACCTACACGTGCAACGCCTACGCCGGCATCTACTCGGCCAGCGCCTCGGCTGACGTGCGCCTCctcaaaaatgtgcaaacag GCGGGGTTATGACATCACCATCGGGGACGCCGTGCTTGGACCAGCCTGAATTGGCCAACTGCGAGCTGGTGGTCTACGCCCAGCTGTGCGCCAACCAGTACTACGCTGCCTTCTGTTGTGCCAGCTGTGCCCGCCAAGCACGCAGCGGTGACAGGTTAGCTCGGTGA
- the LOC119116040 gene encoding papilin-like isoform X29: MMLPLLLLQLVLAPALLVSAEDYWEGWGAYGPCSRTCGGGVMVRSRRCITHRNDGGYNCVGPDKSYLACNTQECPAGTKDYREEQCAQFDGADFKGSRYSWVPYYGAENPCELNCVPKGENFVYRHSATVKDGTPCHPGRLDICVEGVCRRIGCDNILDSNMQEDPCLQCGGQGQTCSLVRNTFNTQRLAPGYNQMFTIPAGATSISIREKHPSRNYLAVRNLQGDYYLNGHWSLEFTSAAQIAGTKLYYQRGVEGDNLPESIIGRGPTTEPLVVELISQEPNQGVEYEYYLPVGHPTEGYAWSFGSWSACSKECGIGYQSRAVYCSIDNEAVPDHLCPYYARPESNRTCNPQACPVTYAWRTSEWTDCNVACGGGFQYRGVDCLYNDESGPRVVEDAYCAQYTQAPTDQQKCNMQRCTDHPGSAIISYIPSENAVQCRTTTYGCCYDRTTPAAGPNGEGCRDPPAPFERSICSLPKAAGSCSSWTARYFFDVLSGKCTEFWYGGCHGNSNHFATQEECHRVCHEPNGNGNGNGNGNGNGNGNGNGNGDGDGNGNGHANGNGNGNGRTNGNGNGHTNGNGNGNGYTNGNGNGRSNGNGNGNGRTNGNGNGNGHTNGNGNGNGYSNGNGNGNGHPNGNGNGNGHPNGNGNGNGNGNGHPNGNGNGNGHPNGNGNGNGNGHPNGNGNGNGHPNGNGNDNGHPNGNGNGNGHPNGNGNGNGNGHPNGNGNGNGYSNGNGNGNGRTNGNGNGNGNGNGHPNGNGNGNGNGHPNGNGNGNGNGHPNGNGNGHTNGNGNGRSNGNGNGNGRNGNGHSNGNGNGNGNGNGNGYPNGNGNGRSNGYGQRANGNGNGNGNGEDYNGNGHDNGNGNGRSNGHTQRVASSVAHTAHKARFVLKARRPHFITVKKHLIPAASLTLPAQVKIDQSDPSAVEALAGQTVVLPCRVSPPPSSTVALQWSKDGAALTSRRHQQQPNGSLLLGPVSKSDEGWFLCVATKEQERDHRYVYLTVSEGASRPQPTSLPTDELSPGFTLERSAASLLEMRAGQAARLPCTVVPATSLRYVSIQWSRDGRTLSDSRFVQQLDGTLLIESLRTEDAGVYTCSASTQHQLEQRRVHLRVQAALRITKAPDNIQVPEGSTALLPCVASGVDVSIGWSRNGVPVRPDGRKVQVSADGSLILNNVQASDEGTYTCNAYAGIYSASASADVRLLKNVQTGGVMTSPSGTPCLDQPELANCELVVYAQLCANQYYAAFCCASCARQARSGDRLAR, from the exons ATGATGCTGCCTCTGTTGCTCCTCCAGCTGGTCCTGGCTCCAGCCCTTTTG GTGTCCGCTGAGGACTACTGGGAGGGGTGGGGTGCATACGGACCATGCAGTCGGACCTGCGGCGGTGGTGTGATGGTCAGAAGCAGACGCTGTATCACCCACAG AAACGACGGAGGCTACAACTGTGTTGGACCTGACAAGTCTTACCTGGCCTGTAACACTCAG GAGTGTCCCGCGGGAACTAAGGATTACCGTGAGGAGCAGTGCGCCCAGTTCGATGGGGCTGACTTCAAGGGGTCACGTTACAGCTGGGTGCCTTATTACGGAG CCGAGAACCCCTGCGAGCTGAACTGCGTGCCAAAGGGAGAGAACTTTGTCTACCGCCACAGTGCCACCGTTAAGGACGGAACACCTTGCCATCCCGGACGCCTTGACATTTGTGTGGAGGGAGTCTGCAGG CGCATAGGCTGCGACAACATACTGGACTCCAACATGCAGGAGGACCCCTGCCTGCAGTGCGGAGGCCAAGGACAGACCTGCTCACTGGTCAGGAACACCTTCAACACGCAGCGTCTTGCTCCCG GTTACAACCAGATGTTCACCATCCCCGCTGGAGCCACCTCCATCAGCATTAGAGAGAAACACCCTTCACGCAATTACCTCG CTGTCAGGAACCTGCAAGGAGATTACTACCTGAACGGTCACTGGTCCCTGGAGTTCACCAGTGCTGCCCAAATTGCCGGCACCAAGCTGTACTACCAACGAGGCGTAGAGGGCGACAACCTTCCCGAGTCCATCATCGGCCGCGGACCCACCACCGAGCCCCTCGTCGTGGAG CTGATCAGCCAGGAGCCCAACCAGGGTGTGGAGTACGAGTACTACCTTCCCGTGGGACACCCCACAGAGGGATACGCCTGGAGCTTCGGATCTTGGTCCGCCTGCAGCAAAGAGTGCGGAATTG GCTATCAGTCCAGAGCCGTCTACTGCTCCATCGACAACGAGGCCGTGCCCGACCACCTGTGCCCGTACTATGCCCGACCCGAGAGCAACAGAACCTGCAACCCTCAGGCCTGCCCTGTCACCTACGC CTGGAGAACCAGCGAGTGGACCGACTGCAACGTGGCATGCGGAGGCGGATTCCAGTATCGCGGCGTGGACTGTCTCTACAATGACGAGTCGGGACCCCGCGTGGTCGAGGACGCCTACTGCGCTCAGTACACTCAGGCACCCACTGACCAGCAGAAATGCAACATGCAGCGCTGCACCGACCACCCCGGAAGTGCG ATCATTTCCTACATCCCCTCTGAGAACGCCGTTCAGTGCCGCACCACCACCTACGGGTGCTGCTACGACCGCACCACCCCTGCTGCCGGGCCCAATGGAGAGGGCTGCCGTGACCCACCCGCACCTT TCGAGCGCTCCATCTGCTCACTGCCTAAGGCCGCTGGATCCTGCTCCAGCTGGACGGCGCGCTACTTCTTTGATGTTCTAAGCGGCAAGTGTACCGAGTTCTGGTACGGAGGCTGCCACGGCAACAGCAATCACTTTGCAACACAGGAGGAGTGCCACAGGGTCTGCCACGAGCCTAATGGCAATGGAAACGGCAATGGAAACGGAAATGGAAACGGAAACGGAAACGGAAATGGAAATGGTGACGGTGACGGTAACGGTAACGGCCACGCCAATGGAAATGGCAATGGTAATGGCCGCACCAATGGAAATGGCAACGGCCACACCAACGGAAACGGAAATGGTAACGGTTACACAAACGGAAACGGTAACGGCCGCTCAAATGGAAATGGCAACGGTAATGGCCGCACCAACGGAAACGGTAACGGCAACGGCCACACCAACGGAAATGGCAATGGTAACGGTTACTCAAACGGCAATGGAAATGGTAACGGCCACCCCAACGGCAATGGAAACGGTAACGGCCACCCCAACGGCAATGGCAATGGCAATGGAAACGGTAACGGCCACCCCAACGGCAATGGAAACGGTAACGGCCACCCCAACGGCAATGGCAATGGAAACGGTAACGGCCACCCCAACGGAAATGGAAACGGTAACGGCCACCCCAACGGAAATGGAAACGATAACGGCCACCCCAATGGCAATGGAAACGGTAACGGCCACCCCAACGGCAATGGCAATGGAAACGGTAACGGCCATCCCAACGGCAACGGCAATGGTAATGGTTACTCAAACGGCAATGGAAACGGTAACGGCCGCACCAACGGCAATGGAAACG GCAATGGAAACGGTAACGGCCACCCCAACGGCAATGGCAATGGAAACGGTAACGGCCACCCCAACGGCAATGGCAATGGAAACGGTAACGGCCACCCCAACGG CAACGGTAACGGGCACACCAACGGAAATGGCAACGGTCGCTCCAACGGAAATGGAAACGGTAACGGCCGCAACGGTAATGGTCACTCCAACGGTAATGGAAACGGAAATGGAAACGGTAATGGAAATGGTTACCCAAACGGTAACGGAAATGGCCGCTCCAACGGATATGGACAGCGCGCCAACGGAAATGGCAACGGCAACGGAAATGGCGAGGACTACAACGGAAACGGCCACGACAACGGAAACGGCAATGGCCGCTCCAATGGTCACACCCAGAGGGTAGCATCCAGCGTGGCCCACACTGCCCACAAGGCCCGCTTTGTCTTGAAAGCCCGCAGGCCTCACTTTATCACCGTGAAAAAGCACCTTATCCCCGCAGCCAG TTTGACTTTGCCAGCCCAGGTCAAGATTGACCAGTCGGACCCGTCCGCCGTAGAGGCCCTGGCGGGCCAGACGGTGGTGCTGCCCTGCAGAGTCAGCCCACCGCCCAGTTCCACCGTGGCGCTCCAGTGGAGCAAGGACGGAGCCGCATTGACATCACGCAG ACATCAACAGCAGCCCAACGGTTCGCTGCTGCTCGGCCCTGTCAGCAAGTCGGACGAAGGCTGGTTCTTGTGTGTGGCCACCAAGGAGCAGGAAAGAGACCACCGCTACGTTTACCTGACTGTCTCAG AGGGAGCGTCCCGGCCGCAGCCCACCTCCTTGCCGACGGACGAGCTTTCGCCAGG GTTCACCCTGGAGCGCTCGGCCGCATCCTTGCTGGAGATGCGAGCGGGACAGGCGGCCCGACTGCCGTGCACCGTCGTACCCGCAACCTCACTCAGATACGTCAGCATACAATGGAGCCGAGACGGACGCACACTCAGCGACTCCAG GTTTGTCCAGCAGTTAGATGGCACACTGCTCATTGAGTCACTTCGGACTGAGGACGCCGGTGTGTACACTTGCTCCGCCTCCACGCAGCATCAGCTGGAGCAGAGACGCGTACATCTCAGAGTTCAAG CTGCCTTGCGGATCACCAAAGCTCCCGACAACATCCAAGTACCTGAAGGCAGCACGGCACTGCTACCCTGCGTGGCGTCGGGAGTCGACGTAAGCATCGGCTGGTCCAG GAACGGCGTCCCAGTGCGTCCGGACGGACGTAAGGTCCAGGTGTCTGCCGACGGGAGCCTGATCCTCAACAATGTGCAGGCATCCGACGAGGGCACCTACACGTGCAACGCCTACGCCGGCATCTACTCGGCCAGCGCCTCGGCTGACGTGCGCCTCctcaaaaatgtgcaaacag GCGGGGTTATGACATCACCATCGGGGACGCCGTGCTTGGACCAGCCTGAATTGGCCAACTGCGAGCTGGTGGTCTACGCCCAGCTGTGCGCCAACCAGTACTACGCTGCCTTCTGTTGTGCCAGCTGTGCCCGCCAAGCACGCAGCGGTGACAGGTTAGCTCGGTGA